The region TCGCCGATCTCGCAAACGCATCGTGCTGCTTTGGAACGGTGACAGGATAAAAATTCCTACGCTGGATAAGGGTTTCCTCGACGAAGCACATGCAGGCATCAAAGGTTGTTACGAGATAGTGGATAGCGAACCACGACTAACCTTGAATATGACAATCCGCAAGCTTGGCTTCGAACACCCACTGATCACAGACACGAAGGTCTTCGAGGGAGCCGACCTCTACGGACCAATTGCGGGTAAGGATACTGGTGTCGACGGATCTGCCTTGACAAGCGTAGGCGACTTCACCTTCGAAGCTCATTGGTTCAATCGTCGCCGGATCAAAGGCACAGAACGGTACACGGCAACAGAGCTCAAAGACTTGCACAGACAATGGACAGGGGTCCGCCTCTATCGCGATGGGTTCAGAGTGTATCCTTATGGCGAAGAAGACGACGATTGGTTGAATCTCGACCGTAAAGCTCTGATGGCGAAGGGCTATTTGCTGAATAAAATTCAGTTCATCGGCCAGGTCAACATAGGCCGAGCGAGTAATCCGGAACTCATTGACCAAACCAACAGGGAAGGTCTCAGGGTGACACCGGAACACGAAGTTTTACTGGGGGTCGTACAGTTCAGCATTCAAGCGCAACTTCGAGAAAAGATGCGCAGAGTAGAGTCCGAATACAAAGAGAAGCGTGAGAAATTTGAGCCTGCCAAAACGGAAGTTAAGGCTCTTGAGAAGCGTGCACGTGACTCACTCGCTTTGCTCCGGGAAACGGCAACACAAGAAGAGCGCGAAACGATAGACGAGCTGCAGATGACCTTGTTTCAGGTCACAGAATTCGCGCAACGAGCACAAAAGCGGATCGAAGAAGTCGAACAAGACGCCCAGCAAATGATCGATATGGCAGGCATTGGCCTTATGGTCGAAATGGTTGCACATGAACTTGCTCGCACTTCCGAAGATGCGCTCGATAACTTGAACGCCCTCAGAGCTAAGTCTGTGCCTGATGACGTGAGATCCCGGATCGAAAGTTTGAGAGCCTCGATGAATAGCATCTCGAAAAGACTGCGCATTCTTGATCCACTGAGTGTGTCTGGGCGACAAGCCTCCGAAACCTTCGATCTTGTAGAACTGATACGGGAGACCGTGGAAGCACATGAAAATCAGTTCGAACGACACGAAATCGCAGTTGAGCTCGATCTGGGAACAAAGCCTGTGAAGATCCGCGCGGTCAAGGGTATGGTCGTCCAGGTGATGGAAAATCTCATTTCAAATTCAGTCTATTGGTTGGGTCTGGAAAAGGCGCAGCGAACGCGATTTCAACCTGCCATTCGGATTGGCCTTGATCCTGTGACAACAACAATATTTTTCGACGACAACGGGCCGGGGATACACAAAGCCAATGTCGAAGATGTATTCGAGATATTCTTCTCACTCAAAGAGTCCAAGAAAAGACGTGGGTTGGGTCTTTACATCGCACAACACTGCGCTGTGTTTAACGGGGGAAGACTGGAAATCGACACAGAAGAACCAAATGCGCAAGGTCGGTTCAACAGGTTCATCTATTTCGTCGGCCAGTAGTGGGGGCAACAATGAAGACCGCCGATCTTTTAAAGAAAAACAAGATTAGAACTGCTCTGATTGTTGATGACGGATATGACACTTCCCCACGGCTAACCGACCTCGGGGCAACCAACGCCGACTGGGCTACTTTTTTTGACGACCTGACCGACGTTGATGTGGAAACGCTGCAGCGTGCCTACAGCGCATTCGATCCAGATTCGGACACTGATTATTCTAAGGACGAGACATTCCTGAGAATTACTTGGAGCATTCGCGATCAGCTCAGTCCAGAAGCTGTCGAACACATCTTTTCAGATTACCAAAGCAGCCAAGAGGCGATGGGCTCTGTGCTTCGCCAGGCTGAAAAGCGTTTGAAATCATTTGGTCTGAAAGTTACTACGGCGGGCCGGGATTTTGCCCGAGCGGCTGAGCGAGCGGATTTGATACTTATCGATCTATACTTGGGGTCTCAGCATAGCTCTGATGATATGGAACAGTCGATTCAAGGCCTTCGCTCAGCAATTGAGGCGCAGCGCAAATCCCCACCTGCCATCATACTCATGTCAAGCCATCCGAATGTTGTCGCAAAACGTGGCAAGTTTCGCGATGAGGCTAGAGTGTTTGCATCCGGCTTTAGGGCAATCAGAAAAGCAGATATAGATAAAGAAGGTCGGGTCGATCAGATGCTATTCGAGCTGGCCCAACACCGCCAGGATTCCCTTAAATTGACGAGCTTTCTTGAAACGTGGAGAGAGGGCATTCAACGCGCGATGGATGCAACGTCTCATGACATCCGACGATTGGATCTTGAAGATATTGCTCAGCTGCAGAACCTGCTTTTGGATGACGAGCAGGCACTGCGTGGCAGTTATATGCTCGATTTGGTCGATCGGCTCCTCCTGCACGATATTGAAGCCGACAAACCCACGATCGCCTCTGCCAAGAAATTGAACACTATGGATAGCGACGAGCATCCGCCAAACACAATAACCGAAACCAAAGACAACCTTCAACTAATTCAAAAGACACTATACATTCACCCCAGTCGCAGAGATCTAGATTCTCCCGACGGTTATCCCGTAGCATTTGGAGACATCATTGCTCTTCGGGACGGTGCAAAAGCACCGCCTGGTTCAATTTTTGCTGGTGCGCGAACGTCAGTTTTTGCGGTCATGACACCAGCATGTGACCTGCTTCGAGATCCACCTAGCGCAAAGCGAGTTCTGCTCATAGAAGGAGAATGCAAACCTGTCGACGCGGTCGCCTACTCTCCCCCCATGCCAGGAGACGCTGATCCTCGCACAATAGTTCTTCTGCATGGCAAATCAAAAGTTGGTGTTGCTTGGAAAACTAAAAGGCTTGCGACTTTGACGAAGACTGTCATGGAAAATCTAATTGCGAAGGATGGAGTATTCGTCGCAGGTCGTCTCCGCAGCGAGTACGCCCTTGAGCTACAACAGGCAATGCTGAGCGGCGTTGGGAGGGTTGGCAATATGGCGCCTATGCCGTCAAATTATCCAATCGTGGCAACAGTTTACTATCCAGATAATGAACGGAACTTCGTTCCACTGAATATCAAGCTAAACGGTATGTGTGTGATTGGCCGCGCGTCAGACAAGAAAGTCGTGCGCATCGGATTTGACAGCATTCAGCGTCATGACTTTGCAGATGCACTTCGCAGCGTAGTCAATAACGTAAACGGAAGAAGCCGAGACAGGATTCGGCAATGTCTCTCACCTGAATGCATCAATGCGCTCTTCACCGAAGGATTTGCATGTGACATAGGGAAAGCGTCATCCAAGCATGTGCCTTGCAAACCAAGATTAGGATCCGAGACGCAACAGATTGGTACCATTGTGTACGCCTCGGATGCCGATGCAAAGATACAGGACCCCGGCCAACGGCAATCTGCCGGCCTGATCTTCGAAGTCATGGAAAATCGCTAGTCGAATAATCTGATCGTTGAACCATCTATGCTCACAAGATCTTAGAGGTTGTTTGAATATTCAATTTATTTAAAAGGAGCCCTCTGCGTGACGACATCCGCGCCAGGCATCTCGGTAAAAGACCTACTACTTTCCGCAAAGCCAATGTCGGTGCGGCGATTGCTGCCGCAATCCACCGTGGATCTTATAGAGAGGACGTCTCCAGGCTTATTGGAGACAGACGAAGCTAACCGCGTTGCAGTAGCGACTATTGATCCAATTGAGGCGATCAAGGACACACCGACGCGGTCGCGGATTATCAGATTACTACCGCTGCCCAAGGCTCGGGAGCTTTGCGAAAAACTTGATCTAGCTGTTGATCGAAGTCCTTATGACGCGATTGAAACGGAGATCGACCAAGTCGGTATTGAACCGCTCCTCGAATTCTTCGGCATCGTGGACGATCCGAGGGCCCCAAGACTCGTTGCTCCTACAACGCAGGAAGCTAACGTCACCTATGGGCTGTTTCCCCATCAGCGTGTTGCTGCTCGCAAAGTTGCAACAGCACTCGGCCGACCGCCTCGCAAAGTTGTCCTTCACATGCCGACTGGAGCCGGCAAGACGCGAACGGCAATGCATCTCGTCGCCAGGCATCTTCGCGAATACGGCCCGACAGTCGTGGTTTGGCTCGCGCAGAACCGCGAATTGCTCGATCAAGCGTCGGATGAATTCGAAAAGGCTTGGTTACCTCTTGGAGATCGTGATGTTCAACTTATGCGCCTTTGGGGCAATCGCGGCGCTCCACTTGAAGAATTACAAGATGGTTTGGTTGTAGCGGGCCTGGCAAAGATGGCGAGCATCGACACGCGGGATGCGGCTACACTGCTAAAGCTTGCGGATCGGGCGTCTCTGACGGTGATCGATGAAGCACACCAAGCGATAGCTCCCACATATGCGAATGTGCTTCGAGCCCTAAGCTCAAAGCGCCCCGAAAACGCCCTACTGGGCCTAACCGCTACACCTGGACGCAGTTGGTCTGAGATCGACGAAGACAAACGCCTATCTGAATTCTTCGATGGACAGAAAGTTCTCTTGGAAGTTGAGGGCTATGACGATCCGGTGTCATTCTTGATGGAAGAGAAGTACCTGGCGCGTCCGATTTTTCGACAATTGGAAGCGCCGTCAGACGTGCAATTGGATAGAACCGACCAAAGAACCATTCAGAATGACCCCGATCTCGCCGAAGAGGTTCTCGAAAAGCTTGGGCAGGATACAGCTCGCACCGAAGCAATTCTCATCGCCATCCTTGATGCCATCACTAGGCATGAACGCATCATCGTCTTCGCCCCTTCTGTCGAGAACGCTAAGCTTCTTCAGGCGATGCTCACGATCAAGAATGTCGAAGCCTTGTTTGTATCTGGCGAAACTGAACCCGCCGAGCGAGAGCGGAGGATACGCCGATTTAAATCCAATGCCCGAAACAAGATTGTCATGGTGAATTTTGGCGTGCTGACAACCGGCTTCGATGCGCCGCGAACGAGTTGCGCGATCATCGCACGCCCAACGCGGTCACTCGTTCTCTACAGCCAGATGGTTGGAAGGGCGACTCGCGGCGTGCGGGCAGGAGGCAACGAAGAAGCGGAGATAATTACAATCACCGACCCGAGTCTTCCTGGTTTCGGGAGCGTGACGGAAGCATTTTCGAATTGGGAGGACGTTTGGAATGAACCAAATGGCGAATAGAGCAGAGGGCGACATTGGTGCCGAGATCATTCCACCAGAGCTTGCCGTGCGTGCCATGCGTGATAGCGGGTACCGGAACACCGATTATGCTCTGGCTGAGCTGATTGACAATTCTGTACAGGCCAACGCGACCCAAGTCGATGTTATCTGCCTTGAAGTCATGAAACAGGTCAGTCAGAGGAAGAGCAGGCGCATTGAACAGATTGCGGTCATCGATAACGGAGACGGCATGACGCCGGAGACGCTCAGGATCGCACTGCAGTTTGGCAACGGAACACACTTGAGAGATCGAAAGGGTATTGGCCGTTTCGGTATGGGGCTCCCGAACTCCTCGATTTCGCAGTGTCGGCGATTGGAGGTTTGGTCTTGGCAATCCGGACCGAATAACGCGATGTGGACATACATAGATGTTAACGACATTGAGGCCGGGCGTCTGAAATCTGTGCCTCAACCGATTCCAAAGCCGGTTCCGCCTGACTGGCGGGAGCGATCAAGCCTTTTTGGAACATCCGGCACACTCGTTCTTTGGTCAAATTTTGATGACCATAGGCTCCAATGGCGCGGTGCTAAAGCTACTTTGGAAAATACCGAGACATTGATTGGACGCATGTATCGCAAGTTTATCGATACCGGAGATCTAACGATAAGGCTCGCGGCATATTACGATAAAGAAATTACCTTTGACGCGACTACACGTGTGAATGACCCGCTTTATCTCACCCCGCAATCCTGCACACCTTCACCGTTCGATACAGAACCAATGTTCCAGACCTGGGGAGAAGGCGATCAGGAGTTTACGATTGAAATCGATGGACAAGCTCACACTGTTGCCGTGCGCATCAGCTGGGCAAAAGAAGATACCGTCACGCGGGGCTCATCAGCAGACCGAGGGTCGACGACATATGGCAAACATGCTGCAAAAAATGTGGGGGTCTCTGTCGTCCGTGAGCGTCGTGAGCTCGAACTCGATAAAGCATGGACGATAGGATATGACCCCAGGGAAAGATGGTGGGGAATTGAAGTTGAGTTTCCGTCGGCTCTAGATGAGATTTTTGGTGTCACCAACAACAAGCAACATGCCAACACCTTTGCCTCCATGGCCCAATTTGATTGGGAGGAAGAAGCATATCCCGGTGAACAGCGTTCGGCGTTCAGAGAACGGCTCTTGGCTAATGGCGACCCCCGCGGACTGCTGATAGACATAGCTGAGTACATCCAACAGCAGCTCGATGAGATCCGCAGACGGATCAAAGCGCAGACCAAAGGCAAGCGCAGCACCCAAAAGCGGCATGATGACCCAGACGTCGAAGACCAAGCGAGTGATAAATTCCGCGAGCGCGCCGAGAGCGGTCATGAGACGCCTTCAGACAAGGCTGGGTTTTCTGAAGATGACAAAAAAGAACTTCAGGACGACTTAATAGAGAACGATCACTACACGTCAACCGACGCAAAGGATATCGTTGATGCTGTCGTTAGTCGCAAACGCAAGGTTCAGTTTTCAACTGGACACCTCGATGGACATCATTTCTTCTCGACGAAGCAGTTCGGAGATTTGACGAAGATCACCTTCAACACCAATCACCCAATTCATAATCAGCTTCTCGAAGCCTTGAATCCCAACACGGAAGATGACACAGACGCGGATCTGCTAGATCGTGTCCACCGAGCCTCAGACACACTGAAATTGCTCTTCGCAGCTTGGGCCAGATACGAGCTTGAGGAAACTCAGAGACACGACGAACTGATGGAAATGCGTCAAGAATGGGGGAAGATGGCGAAGGTCTTCTTGCGCGAAGATGCCGAGGGCAAAAAGTGAAGATCGGCGATCGCCTTCTTTCTGTTCTCAGTGATGCTGAGGCTACTGTGCGTATTGCAGCCCCGTTTATAAAGGCAAACGCTTTGGAGCGCGCGCTGAGGGCAGTTAAGGACGAAGTCGACGTCACTTGCGTAACACGCTGGCGGCCAGAAGATATTGCAAGTGGCGTTTGCGATCTTGAGATATTTGATGTGATCAGAAGCCGACGTCGATCGGTTCTGCTGATCCACCCCCATCTTCACGCAAAATTCTTCGCCTCTGATACTTGCTGCCTGGTAGGTTCAGCTAATCTTTCACATACTGCACTCGGATGGCGCGCGCCCTCAAATCTTGAGCTTTTAATCCAACTCGATACGTCCGGCCACGGGCTAGACGCTTGGTGGAATGAGTTGCAATCAGAAAGTATTAGGGCAACGGAAGAAATACGCTCTGCTTTGGAGCACAAAGCGGCTGAACTTCGAGCGTCTGGAAAACCGATCCCGTTGCCGGAGGCTGAACAAAACAGTATTTATCACGACGCGATTTGGGTACCTGGTTGCCCAAGGTGGACAGGCCTGTGGGAGGTTTATTCGGGCGACGAAGAACAATTGCCAAGTAGCGCGATTGCCTCAGCTAAGTCGGACCTTGCAGCGCTCAGCCTGCCTCCGGGTATGGATATCTCAGGATTTGAAGTAGCTCTCAAGGCCATGTTTCGGCGCACACTGATATTTCAGGAGATCGAATCTTTATCAAGAGCCGGACTTAGCGACACCATCGCCCACCGTTTTCTCTCAGAACAATGTGATGTTGAGGAAGCCGACGCACCTAGACGCTGGCAAGTGCTCAAACGCTGGCTATGTGAGCTTTTTCCGAGTGAGTTTCAGATCGAGACAAGCCAAGAGGTGCTTCTGAAAGGAAAGAAATTTTAAGCTAGGGCAACCTGGAGCGCCTTAGAAATTCAGAAAATTTTTCGCGCGGGTATCTAACATCTGCGCCGCACGAATGTCCCCCATAGGGGGGCGGCGTCTCGGCTGGTCTGGTCACAAACTGGTCACAACATTCGACCAACTGTGACAAGAACACGCTTGACGGCATGGCATGGGGGTCGGTACCCTTGCCTTTGTAACTGGCTGATTATGCTAGTGTTCTAAGAGAGAACAGACTGATCGGTGATCCGGTGCACAATGGCCTTAAACGCCCTCCGAAGGCAGAGGTCACAGGTTCGAATCCTGTCGGGTGCGCCAAATTTCTCAATAATTTCAATGACTTGCACCGCCGCCGGTTCCCGCATCAGTGGGCGACGAGCCCGAAAGCAACACGGCAGCAGTCGGCTTCGCGCAATTTGGCAGCCCCCGGCTGTGCGCCCATCGAACCTTTGAAGCGCAGGCCTACGGCGCAGATCGGGCCCGCCTCGCGGCATTGCCCTCACCCGCAGAGCCTGGACGCGTTCAATCCGGCGCTCCCTCCAAATCTTGCTTCAATTGCTGCAGAACACCGACTGCGTGTTGAGCGTATTCGCTGATCCAACGGTCATGGATCCCCTTGATGGGCAGCGAATTGAGATGGTTCCAACGCTCGCGCCCCTCGCGCCGAACGATGATCAGGTCCGCTGCCTCCAATACTTTCAGATGCTGCATGACCGTGCAGCGGTCCATTTCGGGAAGGGCTTCACAAAGCATCCCGGTAGTGTGCGGCCTGTCCCTCAGGCGGTCCAGCATGGCCCTGCGACGGGGATGGGCGAGAGCCTTGTAGACGGCGTCGTCGTCGGTGTGTGTTGACATGTTATATTTTTATAACATATGCTTCATCCAGGCAATGGGAGACGGCAGATGAGACCCGAATTCCGGGTTACAAGCGCATCGTGCCGTATTCGAACCGCCGCCGAACGTCGGACGCCGTCGACCGCTACAAACCCGGACCATGCTCAGTTTCGAGCGGCCGATCAAAGGAGATAACGATGGCTACGAGATTCAGCGGTGGCAAGAACATCGCAATGAAAGTCCCGCCACATCAGCACGAGGCCACGGTTCGGTTCTACCGGGATCTGCTCGGGCTTGAGCAGATTGGCGGTCCGGCAGGCGATGCCGTTGGATTCAAGTTCGGGGTCAACAATTTATGGATCGACAAGGTGGCGGGCACGAGCCAGGCGGAGCTGTGGCTTGAGATTGTCACCAACGACACGGCGGAGGCCGCCGCGACACTTGCGGATGCGGGGGTCGTTCGCTGCGACGAGATCGAAAACCTGGGGACCGACTTTGACGGCTACTGGATTTCCAGCCCGGCATCGATCATCCATCTCGTCGACGCCAAGGAGGGATCATGGGAGTAGAGTTGGCGCTGCTCCTGCCGCCACCGGCAGTCCGTTCTATGCATACCTAAAACCATGTTCGGCCAGGACGGTTGAAGTGATCCCGTCCAGGCCGCTGAATTGAAGGTACGATCGGCAGATCCGTCAGGCTGCGCAGATCTTCGAGAGGAAGTCCTGCATTGCGCGGCGCAGGTTGTTGGACTGGTCGTGCAATTCGCCGACAGCCATGTTCATTTCCGAACTCAGTTTGGCGGTTTCGCCGGCCGCCGCGCTGACTTCCGAGATCGAACGGGAAACGCCTTCCGTCCCCTGGGCCGCTTCGCTGACACTGCTGGCAATCTCGGCCGTTGCCTGGTTCTGCTCCTCGGCAGCGCCGGACATGGCCGACGTGTTTTCGGAAATCTTCTGAACCATTTCCGCGACACTGACGGTGGCATCTGTCGAGGCATCCGCGGCCTGGCGCATCTCGGAGATCTGTCTGTCGATTTCCTCCGTCGCCTTGGAGGTCTGCTCCGCCAGAGCCTTGACTTCCGAGGCGACCACCGCAAAGCCTTTTCCCGCATCGCCCGCACGCGCCGCCTCGATCGTCGCGTTGAGCGCCAAAAGGTTGGTCTGTTCGGCGATATCGGTGATCAGCTTGGTGACGTCGCCGATGCGGGCAACCACCTGCTGCACCGTCGCGACCGCGTCATTGGACCGGCTAACCTCTGTTTCCGCCGCCTGCGCAATGTCGGAGGACGAACGGATCTGCTCCGTGATCGCGCGGATGGAGGCCGACAGTTCTTCCGTCGCGCTTGCGACCGTGTTGACGTTGTTCGTGGCTTGTCCCGCGGCCGCCGAAACCGACAATGCCTGTTCGGTCGTGGTGTGGGCGATATCGGACAGGGAGCCCGCCGAGCCGTTCAGTTCGTCCAGCTTCGCGATCATGCCATTGCAGATATTGAGGATCGTGGATTCGAATTCGCTGGCAACGCGGTCCATTTCCTCACGCTTGATCCGCTCCGCATTCTCCCGTTCCTCGACAGCCGCCTCCTCCAGTTCGCGCGTGTGAATGAGGTTGTCGCGAAAGACGCCGAGCGCGCGGCCGAGGAGCCCGATCTCGTCGCGCCGATCCCCCACATCGATGGATTGGGACGTGTCTCCCGTGGCGAGTTTCTCGGTGATCGCGGAAAGCCGCGACAGCGGGGCGGAAACGACGCGGTGGCTGACGAACCCGAGGATCATGGCCAGAACCGTCAGAACGACGGCGCTGGCCACTGCAACGATTTCCACTGTCTCCAACGCAGCATTCTGAATGACGACCGACGCCTGGCGTTCCGTCACGACGGCCTCCGCGAAGCGGTCGCGTTCCTGCTGCACGGCGGCAAGCAGGCCGGCGCTTTCCGGCGTCAGGTCGATGGCCCGGGCCATGTCGACGGTCTCAGGCGTGCGCATCAGGTTGATCTGCCTTGCGGCAATTTTCGTGTACCAGGTGTTCCAGCTCGTTTCGAGTTCGCCGAGCAGATCATGAAACACCGGGTTGCTATCTCCTATGAGTGCCTCGACCGCGTCGAACTGCTGCGCGATCCCGCCATGCAGGGTCTCGGCCCTGGTCAACCAGTCGCGGTTGCCCGTCAAAAGGAAGGATTTTACCGCGAGAGCCTCTTCGGCGATCTTTTCGCTCAGTTCACCTGTTTCGGTGTTGAGATCCGACAGGCGGTTGACCGTCTGAACCTCATTCAGGGCCGCCAGGGTATTGAACGCACTCGTGCCACCCGCGACGGCTCCGATCAGGGCCAGGGCCAGGAAGCCGGCGGCGATTTTCTTGCTCACGGAGAGATTTTTGAACATCTGGATATTCCGGTTAGATCAACCTGCGGCCCGGCGGCCTCGCCTGAATGCAGAAAAGTTGATCGCAGTGAAAGGTGCCGAGCATCTTGTCCGTCGTTCCGGACGCGGGATGCTCTAGGAGTTCGGCGACTGACGGCGCTGAAGTTCGTTGAGATTGAATTCAACGGTCGCAGCTCCGATCGGCTTGCCGGTCTCCGGGTCGCTCACGGTCATGTTCAGCTGGGCCCGCCAGATCCCGAGATCCTCGTCCCATTCCGCCTCGTCGATGAAGACAGCGTCCGACCCCTTTGGAAAGGTGTTCTTGAACTTGCCTTCATCGCCCTGCCAATAGTCGCCGGTGATGGAACTCTGGCCGACATTGAGGCCGTTTGCGTCCATGACGAAGATTTCCGGATAAAGGCCGAGAGAACCGGCCTGCACGCGCAGGAGATAGATCGACAGCGGCGCCGACAGGGTTGCGGAGATCAAAGGCTTGTCGTCCGCACTGCGTTCGCCAACCCACTGCTGGTCGAGGGCATCGATATCGGCCTGGGACAGAGACCCGCGCAGATCGTTCTGGGCATTGATCGACAGGGCGACAATCGGATTTGACAGCCACGTTCCGACATTGTCGATGATTTCAGCCGTGATGAGAGCCTTCGGATCCGGCGCGGTTTCGGCGTATGCCGCAGAGTTCGCCAACAGAGCGACGGTTAGTAGAATCAAGCGATGCATATTGCCCTCCAAGTTAATCGCAAGATTAGTTATCCGAAGTTAATAAACCCAAAAGAAATCGAGCAGCCGCCTCGAAAATGCCATCGCAAATAATACCCATATTTTCTATTGAGGGTTGTATTTATCTGTGCGGCAATGACCAGCTAATTTGTACAAACACCTTTACACAACTGCAGATTGGCGTATCTGCTGTCAATCACTCTAAGCAGGTCGCGGCCCGGCCGGCTGCGTTCGGGTGCTTCGGCCAGACCCGGCGAGAGGCAGAACTGAGATTGATCGCACGCCCGGGGTGCTATTGCCCGGAACGCCCCCGGATTGACACGTCCAGAAGCGGTGCAATCTTTTCTATTTCGTTGGTGAAAACTCCACCGCCATATCCCTCCGGCAGGCGTGAGAGATCTTCACGGTTGTCGATCCCGGTTGAAAAATCGCCGCCTTCATAAGGACCGATGACAAAGACATGGCTCCCGGCCGAGTTCATCCGCTCAAGGAAGCGACCGGGCCAGCCCCAGAGCCAAGGAGCGATGTTGATGGGCACGAAGATTACCGAGGACCGGCAAGCGGGCGGCACCGCACCGGTCCAGCCATAGCCGATATAGCGCAGCAGGCACGACTTCAGCGAGCTTCGCGACAGGGTTTTGACCTCCGGCAGGCTGTCCCTCAGGGCGGCAATCGGCCGGTCACCGCCATAGACCATCAGTTGTGTTCTTCTCTGCGGCGGGAGTCCGGCGAGAAACTTCGCAAGGGCTTTTCCTTCCGAGGGATCATTGCTCTTCACGTTGATCAGGAAGGACCGGTCGGGAAAGCTTGCAAGAACTTCCTCCAGGGTCGGCATCAATCCGACCGCCTCGCCGCGGAACGGGAACGTTTTACCGCCGTCGGCGGTGTAGCCATGGCCGATATCGAGCGTCTTGAGATAGACCATCGACTGTTCACGGGTGACGCCTTGGCCGTTGGTGCGGCAATCGAGCGTCCAGTCGTGGAACACCGCGAATTCACCGTCCGTGGTCGGATGGACATCCAGCTCCACGATGTCGGCCCCGGCTTCGAAGCTCGCGCGCATGGAGGCGATCGTGTTTTCCAGATAGGCATGGGTCGGTGGCAACATCCGCTCTGCAGTGCAGCTGTCATTCGTCAGGCCCGCGGTCTCGAACCGTTGCGCGATGCCACGATGGGCAAGGAGAACGGGTTCGCCCGACAGATCGGGACCGAGAAAGCTGGTGTTGTTGAGGAAGACGAACGCGGCAAGCCCGATCAAGGCAAAGGCCAAATAGCGCCAGATCCTGCGCA is a window of Roseibium salinum DNA encoding:
- a CDS encoding methyl-accepting chemotaxis protein, translated to MFKNLSVSKKIAAGFLALALIGAVAGGTSAFNTLAALNEVQTVNRLSDLNTETGELSEKIAEEALAVKSFLLTGNRDWLTRAETLHGGIAQQFDAVEALIGDSNPVFHDLLGELETSWNTWYTKIAARQINLMRTPETVDMARAIDLTPESAGLLAAVQQERDRFAEAVVTERQASVVIQNAALETVEIVAVASAVVLTVLAMILGFVSHRVVSAPLSRLSAITEKLATGDTSQSIDVGDRRDEIGLLGRALGVFRDNLIHTRELEEAAVEERENAERIKREEMDRVASEFESTILNICNGMIAKLDELNGSAGSLSDIAHTTTEQALSVSAAAGQATNNVNTVASATEELSASIRAITEQIRSSSDIAQAAETEVSRSNDAVATVQQVVARIGDVTKLITDIAEQTNLLALNATIEAARAGDAGKGFAVVASEVKALAEQTSKATEEIDRQISEMRQAADASTDATVSVAEMVQKISENTSAMSGAAEEQNQATAEIASSVSEAAQGTEGVSRSISEVSAAAGETAKLSSEMNMAVGELHDQSNNLRRAMQDFLSKICAA
- a CDS encoding glycerophosphodiester phosphodiesterase family protein: MRRIWRYLAFALIGLAAFVFLNNTSFLGPDLSGEPVLLAHRGIAQRFETAGLTNDSCTAERMLPPTHAYLENTIASMRASFEAGADIVELDVHPTTDGEFAVFHDWTLDCRTNGQGVTREQSMVYLKTLDIGHGYTADGGKTFPFRGEAVGLMPTLEEVLASFPDRSFLINVKSNDPSEGKALAKFLAGLPPQRRTQLMVYGGDRPIAALRDSLPEVKTLSRSSLKSCLLRYIGYGWTGAVPPACRSSVIFVPINIAPWLWGWPGRFLERMNSAGSHVFVIGPYEGGDFSTGIDNREDLSRLPEGYGGGVFTNEIEKIAPLLDVSIRGRSGQ